CCACACTACGCTTCCCTCCCCATCTATTTGTAGGTGCTACTGGATTTTCCTTAAACAACATTGGCATTTGTACCACTACGTTTTTTTGTAATACAATTTTGTATAATATAGAATGGCATATGAAATATGATTTTATCTTTTGCCTTTTAAGCATCACTTAAGTAGATCCTCCCATTTGTAGTACTGTCCACCTGCTAATGCACGATAAAACCTATCTCGGCAGTAGATTGGTCTTCCATCAGCAGCCTCAGTAGCTGCTGCTGCTAGATCATCATTGGCCTTCACGTCTGTTAGTAGTTTAAGTAACTCCTCTTTACTGCAAGATTAACATTCAGAGAACAAAGTAGAAAAAATAGTATGTATATATTTGATCATAGGGTAGGAATCTCTATTCATCTATAAAACCTTATATTGAGCTTTGAGCTGATCTTTGAGGCGGAAACACTTGatgggttttgttttgtgccGAATGTGGTGTGAATGAAATCCTTCACCGGTGTAGCAAAGATAAATAACAGCACTCCTGTAACAAGTAATGCTCCTGTTCCCACTAGAGTCTGCTTCAGCAATTTGATGACCGGTTTAACCTGCATGCATGAAATATCAAACCTTCATATAAAAtctcatattcatcttttactAGGTTACATTTTGATAGTTTTCACGCGTTTCAGTTTCCGGTTACTATTACCTTGTAAGAGCCCAATAATCTGTCACGAGCTAGGACTTACGAGGAAATTTTTGAGCAGTTAGTTTTTAATTACCAAACCATACGCAAGGGTGATTCCTGCATTAATCTATATGAGTAGCAGAGTGAAGGTGAAGGATGATCTTATGTCCACCTTCCTTCCATATTCATTTTGCTTATTAACTCAACCGGACAGCTCCTAGAATGAACTGATCTTGATTAATGGTATCTGAAAATTCTTAACTATGGGTgactatttactttgtttttctgTATCTCAAATTAACAGATGCTTCACTTAGGTCTGTTGATATCATTTATTCAGTGATTGTTGGCAACGAGGTGAAACGAGTGTGGTACGACATAGTAGATGAATAATCACAGAATATTGTGGAAGTACTTACCCTGTTTCCTCAGTTCAGCATATCCTTACAAGGTGCTCTCTTGTTGCGTGATGTTTAGTTTTCTCAGTAATCCAATGATGAAATTTACTGATACTCCCTCGATAATTTCTGCCTAATTTATGGGTTACCATGGGCAAATGGAGTGTTCTAACCTTTGATTGATTCTTCTCTTTTCATTCATATTATGTAGTACATAGACCTTTTATAtgaattgtttaagttgcttaaTGACCAATTTTAGATATCTTCAAATTTGCACTGTCTCCAATGACCCTTCTTAGTTAATATTTGACATACATATGCACATAGACACCACACAGATGGACATAGTCCGACTCTTGGAAACTTTGTTCTAGTATTAACCCTAGTGATAAGCGACATGATACAATTTCCGTAGCATAATCAaatttttgaagttttgatgtaGAGGCAATATGTGCATAAACGTTAAGGCTTATGTGATCAGTTAATATCATTGAACGTTAAGGCTTATATGATCAGTTAATATGTTTGAACGTTAAGGCTTATGTGAttagttaagttctttgaatttcatCATACCTTGATCCTTATTAACTGAGAAAGGATAAGGTGAAGGGTGCTAACCTCATGTGGCTTTACCCACATTTGTCCGTCATACCAGCCACTCTTTTCGTAAGGTATAACTGCTGATAGTAACCTATCACCAATATAGCTCCATCCCTGCAGGACGGTAATTATATGATTTACTTGCTTTAAAGATTCTACAATGAGAGACGTTCTACTGAACAAATATTAAGCATGAAATTTGCTTGGATgtgattgtttttcttttttattgctTACAATACTACTGTTTAATGCCTCAATATGAAATTTCAAGCCTTGCATTTTTTTTCGTGCAATCTATACATACCGAGGAACTGTAGTAATATATGTTCTCTGGTATTTGGGACTGGTGGAATTGAATCCATGGCTGTCAGCGTTACAGCAGACCATGTAGTggctgtcttttttttttaagttttggttGTGAGGTTTTCTTAGTGCTCAATACAAAACTTTCACTCATGCACTGTAGTAGTGATTGTAAGATGAAGTAAGCTAAAAACCATACCAGATAAATTCTTAAGACAATCAACAACACAACAAAAAGAGTTCCAGTTCCAGCTGCTAGCGCAAATCTTAGAGGGTCCTGCAAGGTTGGAACGCAGAAAGTAAAGACAAATGAATTACCTCTTGCTGGGGTAGATGTATATTTCCTATTTAACTTGTTTAGTAGCATGTCAGTAATTCTGTATGTGATTTTGATGACTGTTTGAGTATAGCCTTAGCCTTAGGCATGGAAGCACAAAGAACATTATCTTCTGGTTTCGGAAACCTGGTGGTGCCGAGACATTAATCTTTTTTGCTTTCTATACATATATTATGATATTGGCCAAGCAAAATATGTTATTGCTATGGAAGCATGCACAACTACAAGGGGGATGTTCAGTACTGATTCTCATCATATCCACATATATTTTCTGATGTTGACTACCAAATGCGCAATATCTGTATCTTACCCTTGATGGATTGAAGCTTGTAGCTGCAATAGGCAATCCTAGAGTTGTGAAGGTTACCAACCACAAACCTCCAAGTCGAAGTAAAAAAGGCCCAGGTCCCAGTTCGCCCCACGAGTACAAGACTCCATCCTTCAGAGCGAGTACTCATTCACCTATCATGGCATCAAATTATTGTAAGTACTGATTTTTTATGGCATATATATTGTAATTGCATGGCATGATGCGCGGGGATCTATTAGTTTTGTTTGTGGATTTTCTTTGCTGCTCAATGGGTGGGGTGCATAATAAGGGATTCAATCACCTACTTGCTTTGATTCAATCCCATGACTTAAAGTGCGGATAGAGGTTACTCTGCTGTAAGAGCTAGAAGTTTGTTTTGAACTGCGGATAGAGGTCACTCTCATACTCATTCCTCTTGGTTATGTGTCCTTTAATATTTTCTGATTTAGAAAACTAATATCTCAATTTGTTATCCTGAAGTAGTGAACCGCGAGTTATTATCGACTGGACCTAGCTAAGGGCAACGTGTGCCTTCTGAATTCTCTGTTGAACGATGGAGGAGCGAGAGTATTGACAAAGTAGACGGAGAAAGTGAAAACTTACCGGCCTTTGCTCAAAAGGAACCTCAATTCTGACCCGGGATCTTAACTCTGCCCGCGGAAGCCGCTCGTTTCCCCACCTACCCCATCTTTCAAGGCCTTGACAGAAACCTCATTGGGCAGCTTCTGAGCACTACGGTATTGGATTAGCCATGAGCTAGAGTTGCTACCAACCTTCACTAACTTGAATTGTGGAGGACTAAAGAGTAGAGAACAATACACCTGCGCCCGGAGCATTTATTTCCTAGAAATCAAACCGAACTGGAGCGCGGCCGAGGGATATTCAAAGTTTCTTTGTTCAACGGGCACGAAATCGGGGAAGGAGACGAGTGTTTATTCAGGGATGGTTGTGTTTTTTCAGGGACCATGCATTATTTACGTGGAGGAAAACCACTGATTCAGAAAATCATATTTGTAATTTACTTGGAGGGGaagggtttgtttggataatgaCCAAAAGCCAGGTAGGCAAAATGTGTGATATTTAAAGACTTACATTCCAAGGAGAGACCCACACAATTGGACATGTGTGCAAGCTCTcctttgtgtgtgtgtactttTGGACCATCCATTATGTAGGCTTGAGAATCGGATTATCCAAATGTTAGGGACTTTGGAAAAATAATTTGTTCTTGTGTGGAAAGTGTGTTGGGGATGTTGATAGTGCAAATGCAATGTGGAAGTCTTACCCTTCCATGCAGTTTTGTGTGGATTCCTCATGCTTTTCATAGGGTGGAGTAAGCGGCCAATAGCTCAATTCACTTGTTAAGAGTGTTTAGTAGCTCAGGTCACTTTTTAAGAGCATTTACTTCTATCCAGATGTATTTAGTTTGAATCTGTCTCGCCAAGTATTGATTGTATCACAACAAAAGAGGTTGGAAGTTCAACCTAACAAAGGGAATTCTAGGGTGTTATCGGGTATATTTCCCCATTAGTGTTTATGTTATCACACGACACTTgccatatatataattttcttcTGTAACATATGTATAATTTTAGTGGCATCGCCTATTCAATGAAGACTCAGAATCCATCCATctaataaaagaaataattacCACagtaaaaaagagaaaaaaggagTTCAACGAACGATGAGTAGAACAAAGAATTAATGGGATATATATGATATTGCCCTTGTGAATGTCACGTAGGCTACCTTTTCTAGTAGAATGTCTTAGGCACTCAATTGGTGCACTTTTCTTACTAATGTCcttctctcatttttttctaCTTTTCCTTTTCCATGGTTGTTTTTAAggggagaggatcctctccggattcacttgttaggaatgtcggtactacaagatagagaatgcacaaagtaaagtagaaaatggacaccaagaatttaaGTGGTTCGGCAATTTGTGCCTACATCCACGGAACAacgatcaatcttcactatatgaaaatgatgagtacaacaagagtagtcttaccaagccaaagacaaggcttgatggatacaagaaagtataacaacACTTTCTCTCacactaaacttcactcacacaatgtgtagtggaacactctcagtCTCAGACTTGAAGTGGAACAACTTTTATAACCCTCACACTTAGAGGATAACACTTTTACTTCGGTTTCACTTCAAAATACATACAGACATGCAACCCTATTTATAATTGAGTTTTGCCGACTTTTACACAAGCTCGCCGACTTGGGCTTGCATGACAAcctcaaaaaaattattcaaacaGCTAGAACTTTCTAGCTTATACACTTCACCGACTTAAACATTGCTAGAGGTATCTAGCACATTCATGCTATTATCTTATCATGGGGATTGACTTAACaaatgctagaattgtctagcatgctccagccaccttacttgcttactagaataatctagaacatttattatgggctggaccatataccaacaatctccccctccagtccatgagggaggaattccgatcatgactccaagttacTTAGAGTCCATCCCAATAGCCTTAATGCAtaattccaactttgattttatGACTACCTTTGTCAAAATGTCTGAGAAATTATTATCGGTATAAATCTTCTTCAACTGTAGCAACTTGTTCTTGATAGCATTtctaatccagtgataacgaatatcaatgtgcttgGTACGTGAATGATATATATGCAATGTTCTTGCTCAAATccagagcactctgactatcacaataaacgtcataatcactttgcttcaaacccaactcttggagaaaccacttcagccacaacaactctttgcatgcttctgtagcggctatgtattcagcctcgattgtggacaaagcaacacacttttacaacttggattgccaagacacgactccccctgcaaaagtaaacaagtacccagacGTAGACTTTCCATTATCCAAGTCACTGCCCATGTCAGCATCTAtaaatccttccaagattggtttggaattgccaaagcacaagcacatcttagaagtcTCTTTCAAATATTTGAGAATCCACTTAATAGCTTCCCAGTGGTCATTTcctggattagagagaaacctgctcaccacacttactgcatgagcaatatatGGCCAtgtgcacaccattgcatacatgatacttcctactgcTGAAGAGTATGGAACAACTAccattttctcattttcttcatatatttttgGACACGACTCTTTGCTTAACTTGATATGATTGGATAAAGTGAGCTTACCGGtttggctgctttcatgttgaacTTGTCAAGCACCCGTTCAACGTACTTTTCTTGTGAAagccacaacttcttggattttctgtcacgaattatctccatgcccaaaatctgcttggttggccctaagtctttcatgtcaaaggacttagataactcttctttgagctttttaatcatagaaGCATCTTGGCCGACAATCAACACGTCATTaacataaagcaataaaatgatgaatttacctccaaaaaattatttgatatagacacaagagtcagcatgagttctcttgtacccattactcaccatgaatgaATTGAACTTCTTATTCTATTGTCTTggagcctgcttaagaccatataagcttttcttcagcttgcacaccaaattttctttacctttgacttcaaagccttCGGGTATATCTCCTCTTCTAAATTGTCGTGGAGAAATGCAATTTTAACGTCTAACTGCTTAAGATCAAGTTCCATActtgctgccataccaaggataactcgaatagaagtcatcttcaccaccagtgagaaaatctcataaagtcaactctttttttcttgaccaaaacctttgacaaccaaacgagccttgtaccttgtcatgttgtcgtctcttttcaatttgaacacccacttgtttttcaatggttttcTGCCCTTTGGAAGCTCCACCAACTCATAGGTATCATTCTTTAATAAGGAATCCATTTAtgactccattgccttcatccatatatcactgtcgttatgagctTTGGCCTCCTCATAAGTTTCgggctctccataattagtcaacatgatattctttgatgaagaatacttggtagaTGGTCTTCGACTTCTGTTAGATCTTCTGAGCTAGTCTTCATTCTCTTACGGGGCTGGAGGCTCCCCCTGATTAGGTTCCCCTTGAATCTGCTATTTAGGCTCCCCTTGATCAGCAATTTCATGGTCTAGCTCATCTTGATcaggctccccctgatcagcATTATATGGTTCTGCAAACACTTCATTAGCAGCTGTTTCATGGATGTTAGCGTGACTTTATTCATTtgaagctaatggatcaactcctctgacTGCGCCATTTAGTTGTGCCTCTCTAtccgaatccccaattgtttgatcttcataAAAGATCACATCTCTGCTTTTAataaacttcttctggtatgggttccataatctgtaaccaaaatcttcaccgtCATAACAaagaaagatgcacggtgtagttttgtagtctaacttcgatctctgctctttgggcacatgcacaaaagctttgcaaccaaacaccttcagatgagagtaagacacatcattacTAGTCCATACTCTCTCTGAAACATCAAAACCTAATGGTACTAATGGACATCGGTTGATCAAATAGGAAGTTGTCCTCACAACTTCACCCTAGAACTATttagataactttgcagtcctcagtatggatgggcaaaatacccatggGTTTCGGTAACTGCGATTACCCACTCATTTAAAGTTcatggttacggttatgggtaaccgtttggacgaataaacggttatggatataaccatttatccgtgaaatttaaatgggcggttatggttATTATCCGTGTTATAACGGATATccatcggttatgggtattacccacAGCTATACATgtatccatttacccatttaatttaatatatgaaatttttttaaaacaaattatcACAAGTGTtcgaaattaaaaaagaaataaaaggacTTGATAgcgtaaatattttttttccaaatttaccCCTGACAGAACCTACAATTATTCTGGGAGGGACTTTGAACACccagacacacacacatacacaaaacaacaaaaataaaataatttaaaaaaaaagtaactgACAATGGTGGGTGTGGAAAATGAGGCAACACCAAAAGCCCCATATGCAATTGAAAAAGCTTGGTTAGGTTCTGTCAGGGGTAAATTtggaagaaattttttttactgttagttGGGCTTTTAATTCAGTCCGTGAGATATTTTTTAATGGCTTTTAATACATCAAAACATTTACTGTTAGGTTATACGGTTATACAGGTATTACCCGCAGTTATAACGAGTCGATGATATTTTGTCATTGAATGTGTTCGAAAGTGTTTAGTTTCGGAATATTTTGGAGCTTTGAATCATCTAGTATTCAAGATAAtgactactttttgtttttagaagctTTACTTTGTAATCATAGGGATTATAATTAAAGACTTACTTGGGTGTAGCAGAAAAATATcgttcgtaaactattatttcaatttattggaattgtatgaagacttaaatgattaaaataaggaaatgcatgctaaaatttacctataacggtgtttaattttcaaaaaacgaaaattatgacaaatttttcttttgtaattttcaagttattaaaaaaacatgtagacgggtgaaaaatgggtaaaatgggtaaaaaaaggataaacgggttaaaaaacgagtaaacgggtaaatggttataggtaggcctggcaattcctaacacgacccgataacccgacacgacacgacatgaaattaacaggtgttcgggtcgacacgataacgaatcgggtgtTATCAGGTAACCCAATAAACATCTGTTACGATAACGgattggttcgggtatacacgtgggtaacacgatacacgataagcaaaatattaattttataattttataaccctaaaaaatactataataattatatatattaatttaacaattttatacccctaaaaagtttaaaactataataattatatatactataataattatacccccaaaatattaactataataattatatatatatatatatatatattaaattttataccactaaaaactataataattatacatatatatatatatatatatatatacaccattgaacttgatgggatacacgaaactaatttcaacgatccaaccgttaaacttgtttgtatatgcttaaGGATCTGATCAGCaacaaatcacaaaaaaaaaaaaaaaacactcagagataaagtaacgagacaaaacttttcgacggttataaaacaaaaaatcacgatttaacagttattttaactccgattttgattattttttacagctacactcgttgaccctatatgaatacaacgaataaatttgattttcaatttaaaatatttacactagtggataccacaaaatcttatgttatacttaatgaaagtataaataaactcttaagtgttagtgaatccatcgttttgatgggatacgaattctatgaaactaatttcaacgatctaagcgtcaaacttgtttgtatatgcttcgagatcgcatacgccaaaaatcacaaaaaacaaacattcagagatcaagtaatcagacaaaacttttcgacggttataaaacaacaaatcatgatttaacggttattttaactccgattttgatgatttttttcaactacactccttgaccctatacgaatacaatgaatgaatttgatcgtct
This is a stretch of genomic DNA from Malus domestica chromosome 02, GDT2T_hap1. It encodes these proteins:
- the LOC103404228 gene encoding protein CONSERVED IN THE GREEN LINEAGE AND DIATOMS 27, chloroplastic codes for the protein MWVKPHEVLARDRLLGSYKVKPVIKLLKQTLVGTGALLVTGVLLFIFATPVKDFIHTTFGTKQNPSSVSASKISSKLNISKEELLKLLTDVKANDDLAAAATEAADGRPIYCRDRFYRALAGGQYYKWEDLLK